GAACCATAACCCTTAAACAGTTGGAGCTCCCTCACCAGCCTCAGTAGGTTGattaccatctttcttcttcttacCTTTCTTCCCTTTCTTCGGCCCGGCAACTGTTTTGGTCCTTCCACAAGTTCTTTGGTTGTGGCCCTTTTCACCACACTTCTGGCACTTCACGGACTTCCATTTTCTTGTGAATTTGCCACCAACCACAGCCTGCTCGTTATCAGCTTCAGCAGCCCTGTTTCTCTTGTTTCTTGCTTGTGAAGCCCTTTCAACTTCATCCTGCAACTCCACAGCATCCTTCCTTCTTTTCTTCTTAGGTCTGCCGATAGGTGTGTGGTGCAGAGGTGGGGTTAGGTTGGTTGGAACCTGTGATTTTGGCCATAATTCTCTACCATTAATGGGACCAATGGTATGACTGTAAACCCTCTTCCATGTTTCAAGATAATAACATTCATTAACCCATGATTCTGGGGGTCcaacctcttggccattcattGCCATGTCCCAATTGACAGCCACAGCATGCCTACAAGGGATTCCTGAAACTTCCCATTCTCTACAAGTGCAAACCCTATCCACAACATCCACAACATACTGTTTATGTGTTGCAGCACCATCCACTGTGACCTTACCACTGACTTGATACTTTGTCCCACCACTCCACCTAACATTATAATTTGCAGCtaatttctttgtgttttcaaaGATCTTTGCAACTCTAGGAGTAAGTGGACCATTTGTCTGCCGAATCTTCCTGATGACATTCACTATCCTCTGCATTAGATACTCTCTGACAAACTCCAAAGCAGAAATTATAGGCTTGTCTCGACCATTGACTGTCCTTGCATTCAAGACTTCACACATGTTGTTCAGCACCACATCAGATTGTGCCCTACCTGTATATCAAATTGCCAAACTGAATGATCAATAAACAGACATAAACAGCATTAAACAGCAGAAACATCAATAAACAGCAAAAACATCAATAAACAGGTTAAACAGCAGTTATAAGTTTTGGTATGCATATACCTGTAAAATGAGACCTGCTCCAGTGAATGGGTGGAATACTTGCCAACCAATTATAAGCTTCAATGTTGTACAACCTCAACTCCTCCATTTTTGCTTCAAAATCTGGAACTGTATAAGCTTTGGATGCATTTTGAAGACAATCCTTGAAGGCATCTCCTCTCCATTGAAGTTTCATGTTCTGCCAAATATGCCTTGCACAAAATCTATGCTCAGCTGCTGGAAATACCTGACTTATGGCTGGTATTATTCCCTGTTTCATCACATTTCAAACATTAATCATACAAAAAACAGACTTATGCTAATTGCTGAATGACTCTTGCTGAATTTAATACCATACCTTTTGCCTGTCAGAAATGAAGGTGAAATTTGCATTATCTGGAAGATCCAAGTCATCTTTAATACACTGTAGGAACCAGATCCAGGAGTCTTTGTTCTCAGCCTCAACAATTCCATAAGCTAAAGGATAAATGCCATTGTTGGGATCTAAACCAACTGCTGTTAGCATCTGACCAGGGTAGGGGCCTTTCATAAATGCCCCATCTAACCCCAACAGTTCCCTCCTACACTCTTTAAACCCTTCTTTCAGTGGTCCCAAACAAATGTAAATCCTCTTGAAGATCCTTGTGGGTGCATGTGGGTTACACTCAGGCTCAACAACAAATTTAACTGTTGTACCTGGATTGGTCCTGTGCAGTTCCATGACATAGTCCCTGAGGCTTGCATACTGAACTTTGAAGTCCCCTTCAATCTTTTTGGTGGCCTTGAGCTTTGTCCTGAAAGCCTGTAATCAACTTAAAATTAGTCAATGGTTTATAATTAAAGAAAATAAACAGAAGaagaaattagggtttatacCTTCATTTTTGTCACAGACAGCTCATACTTCCTCCCAAGCTCTTCTTGTAGCCTACTTACTGAAATATTAGGGTTGGCTGCAATCTGATTCATCACAAACTCTTGTTTAGCCAAGAAGGTAGAAGTGAAAGGCTGTATTTTTCTGGATGTGAGACACTTGTGATCCGGTTGGTAAGTCTTTACCACCCAAGTCTCATCTTCATCACTCAATCTAGACAAGTACAAAACCCAAGGACAATCAACACTATTTAACCTACCCTTCCTTTTATCATTGCATTCTACCAATCCCTTTTTAAACCCCTTTTTTGTCCCACTTGCAGAAGATTCCTTGCCTTTTTGGATACCAGGCCCACTTGCAGATTGTATATGGATACCAGGCCCACTTTGGCTGGGCCCAGTTTGATTTGGCCCACATGTGAATATTGGACATCTACCCTCACAAACCACCCTAATTCTTCTTTTATCATTTCTCAGAAAAGACAGTGACCTCCTTGTTTCAATTGCATGTTTGTTTATCTTGTCTTTTGCCGCTTTGGCTGTTGGAAACAACTGACCCACATAAAAGGTCACTTGGGATGTTGATTGTGCAACCCTCTTTTTCCTCCTCAACTCTCTTAATTTCAAACTTCTCCTAGTTTCGAAATCTTCCATTTCCTCATCAGTCAAACTGTCAAAAGACTCATAACTTAGATTTTCATCATCTAATAAGTCATCACTGGTATCCACATCATGGTTGCCAACAGACTCTACTTCAGCTCCCATAAACTCCACACCCCTGTCAACATTTGCATGGTAGTCCATCATGTCATATTCAGCCTCATCCATACTCTCTAACCCCTCTACAAAGTCACTGTCATCTGAATCATCACCCTCAGTTGATTCATCATCAGCCTCAGCACCATCACTTGCCTCAACACCCTCAACATGCTCAGACTCACCACCCTCAGCTTGCCTAGACTGACCAACCTCAGACTCACCACCCTCAGCTTGCTTAGACTGACCAACCTCAGACTCATCACCCTCAGCTTGCCTAGACACACCATCTATTGGAAAATCAGTTGAGAAATTTGCATTGTCAAAATCATAGCTAAAACTGTTATGGAACGATGCATTCTCCACACCTACATTAGCCTCTACACCACCTACATTAACCTCTACACCACCTACATTAACCTCTACACCACCTACATTGGCCTCTACACCACCTACATTGGCCTCTACACCACCTACATTGGCCTCTACACCACCTACATTAGCCTCTACATCTTCATTAGTTACACCTTCATTTACAACTTCATTACTTAACTTATCAACAGCCTCTACACCACCTGTGTTACCCTCTGCAATAACAGTCTCTACACCACCTGTGTTACCCTCTTCAACATCAGTTACATCATTAATTACCTTATCAGCAGCCTCTGAACCTTCTACATCAGTTACATCTTTCCATTGAAGTAACAAATTTTTTGATACCCTAAGTTTCTTTCTTCTAGGCCTTTGAATGGTATTAACAGCACCCCCCTCATTCTCTAATTCTTGAATAACCACCTTCGACGATTGTGTCGGACTAAAGTAATTTTTAACCTTGGTTTCACCATGTTCTATAAACACCTTAATAAGTTTGTTTTTTGCAACATATTTGGCCAAAAGCCTAACATCACCATCATTACCTAAAGGACATAATCCAACATCTAAATCTAACTCAGGAATCTTAAAATGGTAATAGAACTTCACATCAGGAACATATAGTTGAAGATCTCTCACCATCCAATCGATTTCATGCACTGAAAATTCCTCAATGTTGCAGTAGTCAACATAAGCAGCTTTGCCAAAAGCGTATTTTCTTCCTGGTGACGGAGTAAACACACCACCATAAAGAAGTTTTATGCTGAAAAAGTTCTCAAAACCATCTGCACATACATTAAACTTACATTAGGGTATAAAATGACAGGGTTTTAACAGTTTATTTCTCTATATTGCATGTTGTTCAACCTGTAGCATTCTTGCACAATGAAGCTAGGGTTTTAACGATACTTACCGTAAACAGTCTCTGGTACAAACGGCTTCACATACTCAGAATTGGACCGGAAATTCCACTGACGGTTGTTGTTTGGATGTTGAGGATCGTCGTCCTTCATTTTCGTGGGAAGATTCTGATGATCAGATGATCGATCGATCAGATTTAGGGTTTACCTGGGGTGAAGAGATTAGGGGAAGATGATGAGCCGGATTCGACTAAGGGAGGGAGGGAAAACAACTGACAATGAGGGAGTAGGGGTGCAGGTATACTTTTATATGTTAGGCACAAGTAAactgaccaaaatacccctcacGTGATATGCACGTGGGGtcacttaacagagaaaagtaactgaagttagacccagggactatccgggaacaaaaatcgaaaacttggggactattcaggtagttttagaaacttggggactataggtgaaaaaaggtgaaaccacagggactatccgggcatttttctctatatTAAGATTAAAATTTAAAGCTATGGAAAACTGTTAAAATACATAGTCTTCTACAACTAAGAAAGATATCAAACGGACTTTGATTGAACTCATTCTAGCAGTATTGAAACCGTTTCATCAAACTTTAAAAACTTAGATTTTAAGTTCTCACTTTTGAATTTTTAGCTTGTAGACTTTAGAATTCTTATTTACATCattttgtctttttattttacattattttttatttttgtcatGCATTTTAGTTTTTTGTTACCTCCCAGAAAACAGGAAACCCCCATAACGGGTACCGATCAGttcaacgttcatcttcaatttcATCACTGATTCTACAAAAATCTATACAAATTCCAACAACTTATTCTCACACTAATCACTCACACACACCAATCAGCATGATACAGGTAGAAATCAAGTAATTTCtcaatcaaaacaaaacaaattaggGTTTGTGTTATCAATGGGTGTCATCTGGTACCCTCTTATCATCTCTGTTATAGTCTTCTTCTTCGTGTTTGAATCCGTTGATGGAGGATTAACTAGTAGTTTTGTAAGACAAATTGGGAAGACTATTGATATGCCTCTCGATAGTGACGTGTTTAGTGTGCCACCTGGCTATAATGCGCCTCAACAGGTTGTAATTTTAATCTGTTTGGTGATTATTTTGATTTTGTGTATTCATATGCATAATATTTAGATGAGTTTTCATTGATTAGGGAAGAGTTTGGGGTGGATTTTATGAGCTTTGTTTTGGTTTAGGGTTCCGTTTCCGGTTTGGTTTGATTTTAGGAtaatttttgtgtgtttgttttATCTATAGATATATCGACTAGTTTAACCACTTTATATCTCATGTGTATAcaatttttatatgttttatggACCGAGGAGGAGAAATGATAGAGCCTAGCCAGCTAAttataataatttaaaaaaatatattattacacAATGTACTTTATAGTAAACATGTTTAATCGTGTCATAAACAGGTCAGGAATTGCCATCCCCTTATGACGCGTTTGACCGACACATAATGACTGATGTGACCACTGACAAAGTCATGTGGCCTGAATGACGATTTTCGTTGTCATACGACCCATATGACGTGTTTGACTGACACATAATGACTTATGTGACCACTGACAAAGTCATATGGCCCGAATGACCATTTTCGCTCTGTCACCTAGTGTCTGTATAGCATCACCAGTGTATCTATAGCAGTCCTTTTCTAATTCATTGCTTTAATTTAGGGGGGTTAATGTTTTGTTTAACTTACGAATTCTATATACCAATTGATTGTGCTCTGTTGATGTAAGAACTGTAGGCTGCAATTTGGGGTGTCATTTTCTagattttaaaaattatataaatttattttttatgaATTTAAGGTTCATATAACACAAGGAGATCATCTGGGGAAAGCAGTGATTGTATCTTGGGTAACAATGGAAGAACAAGGTTCGGATATCGTCATTTACTGGCGTAAAGACGACACAACTAAGAACATAGCAACTGGCATTGTTACTACCTACACATTCTATGATTATGCCTCTGGGTTCATCCATCATTGCAATATCACCGATTTGGAGGTACCGTACTATTTCATTGGTAGTTCGCATAATCATTTTCTTCATCAATATATCAACTCCTTTTGATATCATTCTGGGATTATGCTTATCAGCTTATTTTAGCATGATAATTTGGCCTAAAATTACGTTGATTAATTTGTTTTCGATATTTTACAGTATGATACAAGATACTATTATGAAGTTGGGATTGGAAATGCATCAAGAACTTTCTGGTTCACTACTCCTCCTGAAGTTGGACCAGATGTACCATATACTTTTGGTCTTATCGGTATTTTGTCCAATTTGACCCGTACTAAAAATGACCCGTTTCAACCCTTTCTCTTTTCGATGTGTTACATATCTTGCCAACTCTAATGTAATGTTGCTTACAGGTGATCTTGGTCAAACCTTTGACTCAAATGCGACACTTACTCATTATGAAATGAATCCCATAGAAGGAAAAACCGTATTGTTTATGGGAGACATTTCTTATGCTGATACGTATCCGGATAATGATAACACGAGATGGGATTCGTGGGGTCGGTTTGCTGAGAGAAGTACAGCATATCAACCGTGGATATGGACTGCTGGAAATCATGAAATTGACTTTGCACCCAAACTTGTAAGCTTCCTTTGACTTTTTGTAGATATATCAGTTTTGACCCTTCTATTTTTGTAGACTTAAGCAGGTCAAACAGATTGAGAGTCTACTAGATTCTATTTTTAATCCATACAAATTTCTAATTATTCCAAGATTTAGATCATTGTTGTAATAATGTTGTTTATTTAATCacaagagtaaaatgtcattttcgtccctgaggtttggccagttttgcgactttcgtccaaagatttgtttttctgcatctggatccaaaaggtttgaaattttgtcattttcatccggctcgttaactctatccatttttctccattaagtcagaTGTATTTTCCGGCTTctgtcttttttgctaacttgAAGGGCAaatcggtctttttcactttatgtaaaaagagcGAATACCCTTGAaaatggccgaattgccctttaagttaacaaaaaagattgGAAATACCCatgacttaatggagaaaaatggatggagttaacggaccggatgaaaatggcaagattatAAACCTTTTGGATTGAGATGCGGAAAAataaacctttggatgaaagtcacaaaactggtgAAACCTCGGAGACAAAAATGGCACTTTACTCTAAACACAATATATGTATTAACTACatttaaaagtttaaaatttaACATAAAAAGGGTTTATTGGGTCAACCCAAACCAATCAGATCCTCTCTGACCCAAATGACATGTTACATCccaaacccattttgacccaacCCGCGTAGGTCAACTCGTTGAAAGTCGCCTAGAgtctattttttttaataatagaaCCTTGCAAATAATTTCATCCAAAATTTAGATCATTATTGTGGGAATGTTGTTTTTGTAATCGTAATTTGCTCATTAGTTATTTTTTTAGCAGTTTACTAAGCTACAAAAACCCGTTTGAGGGTTAACCCAGTCTGACCCGTTTTGACACATACTAAATGATGACCCATTTCAGCCTGGCCCGTTATAGTTAATCTTGGATTGTCTCTTTGTTTGTGGGTTTTACAGCATCGCTGGCCCGTTTTCTATATTCCATAGAATcttttgccgttaaaaaaagttaaaaatagtATCATTATCATGTGTCCAATTGTGAAACATTTCATAACAGATTCAACTATTCAAGATTTGAGCATCATCTTAGAAGTTGAAACTGACTCTATTTGACCTAAAAAGTCAAACTTTAAATTTGTGTGATTTTGTTGCAGGGAGAGACTGAACCTTTTAAGCCTTATACTCACAGGTACCAAGTCCCTTTTGAGGCATCCGAAAGCACTTCACCTTTTTGGTACTCCATTAAGCGGGCTTCAGCGTACATCATAGTGCTGTCTTCATACTCAGCTTACGGTGATCAACCTTGTTTTTCTTTCCCAAAAATACTCAAGTAAATATCTGAGTCTGTTTGGTTTCCTGTAGCTCTgtaggggtgcaaatgagccgagccgagccgagccgagcttgacCAAGCTCGacctcggctcggttcgagctttgttttcaaagctcgagcatAGTTTCTCAAGATCGATCTTGGCttatttattatctattaattaatatattaaataaaaataatataaataatagactcgtttaggctcgcgagctcgataagtgacgctcgggctcgagctcgtttactaaacaagcgtatttttaggttcgggctcggctcgtaaacaagtttaaataactCGGATTGGCTCGTTTACTAGACAACTTTTAATAAGGCTCGACTAGcctgacgagcttcacatgccagGCTCGAGCCCGGGCTCGATaaataaacgagctttgttttagGCTCAAGGTTGGCTCGTTTCAAGCTTTTTCTCAAGCCACTCGGCTCGTTTGAACCCCTAGTTGCCTGGAAGGGAATGCCAATGAAATGGAATGAATCATTGCATTCAGGGCCGCCCAAGCCCAAGTATTTTGAGGCTTGGGCTTTAGGCCTCCAAATCAATAGGGCcgctaacttaaaaaaaaattatatatgataTTTGGGTTGGGCTGAACTTATCTTTATacatagaaaaatacaaaaaaattaaattaacttCGCCAATAATAAAGCTTTAAGTTTATTTTTGGCGGTCCCAAGCCCGGGTAAAGGAGGGTTTTTCTcaaatagtgtttttttttggGAAAAGAGGCCTCGAGTTTTTAATTCGCTTTAGGCCACCAAAATAGTTGAGCCGGCCCTGATTGCATTCCATTATCGTGTTTGGTTGTCCTGCAGATGGTGTTTTGATCTGAATTTTTTACGTTATAAAACAATTCATAGTTTTCATCTCTACTTCATATAGTAGTTGTAAaacttattaattttttttgcaCAAATAATATAAATGAAATGTAATAAAAACTTGTGAAAGCATCAATTAAGATTATAATAAAACAAGGAAATTTAGTTAAGGTTTTAAAATTTCataaaaagatttatggtgtttTTTTATGATTCTAAGATGCCAAACACTACCATATAATCTTTAGTACTCCCAAAACCAACTGCAAGTTAAAtgctctattttttttttttttttgtattttttaggtAAATACACTCCTCAATATGAATGGCTTGAGAAAGAATTACGTAAAGTTGATAGAACCGAAACACCATGGTTGATTACCATGATACATTCCCCGTTGTATAATAGCTACATGTATCATTATATGGAAGGCGAACCTATGAGAGTTTTGTTTGAGCCGTGGTTTGTCAAGTTCAAGGTTGATGTCGTGTTTTCTGGGCATGTACATGCCTATGAACGCTCCGTAAGTCTTTTTACACAATCCATTTtgttatattaataaaaaaatgattTCTTTGATATTGTTACTTATATCATTAGAACTTTAACTTACCTTGCTTGTAATTTTTTCATTAAACAGAAAGTAACATAGTTTTGTGAAAATATTTGTTGGCACAGGAACGCATATCGAACATCGGTTACAATATTGTAAACGGGGATTGTAGTCCTGTAAAAGACGAATCTGCCCCTGTATACATAACCATTGGGGATGGAGGAAATCTCGAGGGTTTGGCATTTAAGTAAGTAATAACATCTATTGCATGCATTATCTTCCAATTCTATTTTGTTGTTTGTACCAAtaataattaaatcaaattatGTTTGTGTAGCATGACTGAACCACAGCCAATGTACTCAGCTTTTAGAGAAGCTAGTTATGGTCATGCAATTTTCAacatcaagaaccgaacacatgcaTACCATAGTTGGCATAGGAATCAAGATGGATATGCTGTGACCGCTGATTCAATATTGTTTTATAATCGCTATTGGTATCATCATGAACAACGACTACATGCATCATCGTAATAACTTGTTTGCTTTCATTTTGGTTATAGAGTttcagtttttattttcttattttttgtgGAAAGTTATATGGAGGTGATTTTAGTGGGTCTGGGATTTGGGATTGAGAGGCGTATACTTGATTGCAAATGCTTAATTTGAGAACGGGGTATAGTTGATACCGGTTCCTACTCACCGAGTCAGGTTTGGAACCGGTTTTTTTGTGCATCACTACCGTGTGACAAATCCCACACTAATCCTAAATGCAAGAGATGTCGAATTCACAAGTAATCTTTGACATCAAACCAACACATTTTGGACGTTTTGGCTATTGACGAGAATAGATCTCTACAGTTAAACCTGTTTAGGTGAAAGTGGTAGACCTTCTAGGAAGTCTTGAGATTTGTGAACAAAACAGACAATATTAGCAGTACACGGGATTTGTGTCACATACTAGAGTATAATTTACTATTGTGACACTTGGTACAAAGAGTGTCCCACAAGTAAACTCAAGTCTCATTTGAAGGTAGAATACAACTTTCAGCTATGGTGTCTTACAATCTTTTGGCTCACTTTTATCACTTCTTATAAATACTTTCTAACACAATGATGATTTTAGATAATGGCATGCATACATACTACACCAGATCAAGATTTTCTTCGTTTCTTAAAAGAATCGTATATTTTTCTAGGTCTTCTGCAACGTAGAGACCGCGATAAACTCATCATCGTGTATTGATCTTCCTTCTATATACACTCGTCACTTTAACGTTCGTTTCATAATAGAAATCCTTGATGCGTCACCGCCTATTTCCTCAAACACAACTATCAAATTTCGGGTAGGTTTTAACCAAGATCGAGGAACGTGGTACCTataaaaccaaaataaaaaaaataaaaaaatactgTTACCAAAAAAAGTGTGTTGGGTCAACCCGGCCCGGACACTTTTCTATGATTTATTGATAAAGGTAAATGG
This is a stretch of genomic DNA from Helianthus annuus cultivar XRQ/B chromosome 16, HanXRQr2.0-SUNRISE, whole genome shotgun sequence. It encodes these proteins:
- the LOC110914992 gene encoding purple acid phosphatase 2 isoform X1 yields the protein MGVIWYPLIISVIVFFFVFESVDGGLTSSFVRQIGKTIDMPLDSDVFSVPPGYNAPQQVHITQGDHLGKAVIVSWVTMEEQGSDIVIYWRKDDTTKNIATGIVTTYTFYDYASGFIHHCNITDLEYDTRYYYEVGIGNASRTFWFTTPPEVGPDVPYTFGLIGILSNLTRDLGQTFDSNATLTHYEMNPIEGKTVLFMGDISYADTYPDNDNTRWDSWGRFAERSTAYQPWIWTAGNHEIDFAPKLGETEPFKPYTHRYQVPFEASESTSPFWYSIKRASAYIIVLSSYSAYGKYTPQYEWLEKELRKVDRTETPWLITMIHSPLYNSYMYHYMEGEPMRVLFEPWFVKFKVDVVFSGHVHAYERSERISNIGYNIVNGDCSPVKDESAPVYITIGDGGNLEGLAFNMTEPQPMYSAFREASYGHAIFNIKNRTHAYHSWHRNQDGYAVTADSILFYNRYWYHHEQRLHASS
- the LOC110914992 gene encoding purple acid phosphatase 2 isoform X3, with product MIQVHITQGDHLGKAVIVSWVTMEEQGSDIVIYWRKDDTTKNIATGIVTTYTFYDYASGFIHHCNITDLEYDTRYYYEVGIGNASRTFWFTTPPEVGPDVPYTFGLIGILSNLTRDLGQTFDSNATLTHYEMNPIEGKTVLFMGDISYADTYPDNDNTRWDSWGRFAERSTAYQPWIWTAGNHEIDFAPKLGETEPFKPYTHRYQVPFEASESTSPFWYSIKRASAYIIVLSSYSAYGKYTPQYEWLEKELRKVDRTETPWLITMIHSPLYNSYMYHYMEGEPMRVLFEPWFVKFKVDVVFSGHVHAYERSERISNIGYNIVNGDCSPVKDESAPVYITIGDGGNLEGLAFNMTEPQPMYSAFREASYGHAIFNIKNRTHAYHSWHRNQDGYAVTADSILFYNRYWYHHEQRLHASS
- the LOC110914992 gene encoding purple acid phosphatase 2 isoform X2 — translated: MGVIWYPLIISVIVFFFVFESVDGGLTSSFVRQIGKTIDMPLDSDVFSVPPGYNAPQQVHITQGDHLGKAVIVSWVTMEEQGSDIVIYWRKDDTTKNIATGIVTTYTFYDYASGFIHHCNITDLEYDTRYYYEVGIGNASRTFWFTTPPEVGPDVPYTFGLIGDLGQTFDSNATLTHYEMNPIEGKTVLFMGDISYADTYPDNDNTRWDSWGRFAERSTAYQPWIWTAGNHEIDFAPKLGETEPFKPYTHRYQVPFEASESTSPFWYSIKRASAYIIVLSSYSAYGKYTPQYEWLEKELRKVDRTETPWLITMIHSPLYNSYMYHYMEGEPMRVLFEPWFVKFKVDVVFSGHVHAYERSERISNIGYNIVNGDCSPVKDESAPVYITIGDGGNLEGLAFNMTEPQPMYSAFREASYGHAIFNIKNRTHAYHSWHRNQDGYAVTADSILFYNRYWYHHEQRLHASS
- the LOC110919082 gene encoding uncharacterized protein LOC110919082 translates to MGAEVESVGNHDVDTSDDLLDDENLSYESFDSLTDEEMEDFETRRSLKLRELRRKKRVAQSTSQVTFYVGQLFPTAKAAKDKINKHAIETRRSLSFLRNDKRRIRVVCEGRCPIFTCGPNQTGPSQSGPGIHIQSASGPGIQKGKESSASGTKKGFKKGLVECNDKRKGRLNSVDCPWVLYLSRLSDEDETWVVKTYQPDHKCLTSRKIQPFTSTFLAKQEFVMNQIAANPNISVSRLQEELGRKYELSVTKMKAFRTKLKATKKIEGDFKVQYASLRDYVMELHRTNPGTTVKFVVEPECNPHAPTRIFKRIYICLGPLKEGFKECRRELLGLDGAFMKGPYPGQMLTAVGLDPNNGIYPLAYGIVEAENKDSWIWFLQCIKDDLDLPDNANFTFISDRQKGIIPAISQVFPAAEHRFCARHIWQNMKLQWRGDAFKDCLQNASKAYTVPDFEAKMEELRLYNIEAYNWLASIPPIHWSRSHFTGRAQSDVVLNNMCEVLNARTVNGRDKPIISALEFVREYLMQRIVNVIRKIRQTNGPLTPRVAKIFENTKKLAANYNVRWSGGTKYQVSGKVTVDGAATHKQYVVDVVDRVCTCREWEVSGIPCRHAVAVNWDMAMNGQEVGPPESWVNECYYLETWKRVYSHTIGPINGRELWPKSQVPTNLTPPLHHTPIGRPKKKRRKDAVELQDEVERASQARNKRNRAAEADNEQAVVGGKFTRKWKSVKCQKCGEKGHNQRTCGRTKTVAGPKKGKKGKKKKDGNQPTEAGEGAPTV